The following proteins are co-located in the Agromyces laixinhei genome:
- a CDS encoding carbohydrate ABC transporter permease: MKRPGWFVYASLAVVLGAALFPFYWSMLIGSGDASTIRDPNMSWWPGGNFLANAASVINDPAVNFWRALWNSVYSSALIAASVVFFSTLAGWAFAKLRFRGSKWLLVFVVATMAVPTQLGVVPLYILFAELGWTGNIGAIIIPALTSAFGVFWMTQYLQQAVPDELIEAARVDGASSFRTFLTVALPAARPAAAMLGLFTFVSAWNNFFWPFIVLDRGDPTLPVALSLLQSNYFVDYSIVLAGVLLSTIPLLILFAFAGKQLVSGIMAGAVKG, encoded by the coding sequence ATGAAGCGCCCCGGATGGTTCGTGTACGCGAGCCTCGCGGTCGTGCTCGGCGCCGCGCTGTTCCCCTTCTACTGGTCGATGCTCATCGGCTCCGGAGACGCGTCGACCATCCGCGACCCGAACATGTCGTGGTGGCCCGGCGGCAACTTCCTGGCGAACGCGGCATCCGTCATCAATGACCCGGCCGTGAACTTCTGGCGCGCGCTCTGGAATTCCGTCTACAGCTCGGCGCTCATCGCGGCATCCGTCGTCTTCTTCTCGACGCTCGCCGGCTGGGCGTTCGCGAAGCTGCGGTTCCGCGGCTCGAAGTGGCTGCTCGTGTTCGTGGTCGCGACCATGGCGGTGCCCACGCAGCTCGGCGTCGTGCCGCTCTACATCCTCTTCGCCGAACTCGGCTGGACGGGCAACATCGGTGCGATCATCATTCCCGCGCTCACGAGCGCATTCGGGGTGTTCTGGATGACCCAGTACCTGCAGCAGGCCGTTCCCGACGAGCTCATCGAGGCCGCGCGCGTCGACGGTGCGTCCTCGTTCCGCACGTTCCTCACGGTCGCGCTCCCGGCCGCGCGGCCCGCCGCCGCGATGCTCGGGCTCTTCACCTTCGTGTCGGCGTGGAACAACTTCTTCTGGCCGTTCATCGTGCTGGACCGGGGTGACCCGACCCTGCCCGTCGCGCTCTCGCTCCTGCAGTCGAACTACTTCGTCGATTACTCGATCGTGCTCGCCGGCGTGCTGCTGTCGACGATCCCCCTGCTCATCCTGTTCGCCTTCGCGGGCAAGCAGCTCGTGAGCGGCATCATGGCGGGAGCCGTGAAGGGATGA
- a CDS encoding GH1 family beta-glucosidase, whose translation MTIDLRKDLTTVADVTPRPFPTDFLFGAATAAFQIEGAAFDDGRTASIWDAFCRVPGAVVNGDDGDVACDHYHRMPQDVALMRELGLSSYRFSSSWSRVQPDGGPVNAKGLDFYSRLVEELLGAGIKPWLTLYHWDLPQTLEEAGGWANRDTAFRFRDYALAMHDALGDRLDVWTTLNEPWCSSFLSYTAGAHAPGRQDVAAGLAAGHHLLLAHGLAVQALRERDDDLELGITLNLTVAEPVDPTNPGDVDAARRIDGQFNRFFLDPIFRGEYADDLLADVGHLGLDAVVQPGDLDVISAPIDTLGVNYYHGEYVSERPAEHPLLVQAPTDRAIRSPFPAADGVFNHPRGLPLTAMEWEVQPDGLRDLLVRVHEDYAASAGVRLFVTENGAAYDDAPTTDASGEMRVHDAERTEFLEAHLGAILDAIDEGVPVHGYFYWSLMDNFEWAWGYDKRFGLVRVDYDTQVRTVKDSGLAYAAIIRDRALAGPGTVR comes from the coding sequence ATGACCATCGACCTGCGAAAGGACCTCACCACCGTGGCCGATGTCACTCCCCGACCGTTCCCGACCGACTTCCTGTTCGGCGCCGCGACCGCCGCCTTCCAGATCGAGGGCGCCGCCTTCGACGACGGCCGCACCGCCTCGATCTGGGACGCGTTCTGCCGCGTTCCCGGTGCGGTCGTCAACGGCGACGATGGGGATGTCGCGTGCGACCACTACCACCGCATGCCCCAGGATGTCGCGCTCATGCGTGAGCTGGGCCTGTCGAGCTACCGCTTCTCGAGTTCGTGGTCGCGGGTGCAACCCGACGGCGGCCCGGTGAATGCGAAGGGGCTCGACTTCTACTCCCGCCTCGTCGAGGAGTTGCTCGGCGCCGGCATCAAGCCCTGGCTCACGCTGTACCACTGGGATCTGCCGCAGACCCTCGAAGAAGCGGGCGGATGGGCGAACCGCGACACGGCGTTCCGCTTCCGCGACTATGCGCTCGCGATGCACGACGCGCTCGGCGACCGGCTCGACGTCTGGACGACGCTCAACGAGCCGTGGTGCTCGTCGTTCCTGAGCTACACCGCCGGGGCGCACGCGCCCGGGCGCCAGGACGTCGCGGCGGGACTCGCCGCGGGCCACCACCTGCTGCTCGCGCACGGGCTCGCGGTGCAGGCGTTGCGGGAGCGCGACGACGACCTCGAACTCGGCATCACGCTGAACCTCACCGTCGCCGAGCCGGTCGACCCGACGAACCCGGGCGATGTCGACGCTGCGCGTCGCATCGACGGCCAGTTCAACCGCTTCTTCCTCGATCCGATCTTCCGCGGCGAGTACGCCGACGACCTGCTCGCCGACGTCGGCCACCTCGGTCTCGACGCGGTCGTGCAGCCCGGCGACCTCGACGTGATCTCGGCCCCGATCGACACGCTCGGCGTGAACTACTACCACGGCGAGTACGTGAGTGAGCGGCCGGCGGAGCACCCCCTGCTCGTGCAGGCGCCGACCGATCGAGCCATCCGCTCGCCGTTCCCCGCCGCCGACGGCGTTTTCAACCACCCGCGCGGCCTTCCGCTCACCGCGATGGAATGGGAGGTGCAGCCCGATGGACTGCGCGATCTCCTCGTTCGGGTGCACGAGGACTACGCGGCATCCGCCGGTGTGCGCCTCTTCGTCACCGAGAACGGCGCCGCCTACGACGATGCACCGACGACCGACGCGTCGGGCGAGATGCGCGTGCACGATGCCGAGCGCACGGAGTTCCTCGAGGCCCACCTCGGCGCGATCCTCGACGCGATCGACGAAGGCGTGCCCGTGCACGGCTACTTCTACTGGTCGCTCATGGACAACTTCGAGTGGGCGTGGGGGTACGACAAGCGCTTCGGCCTGGTGCGCGTCGACTACGACACGCAGGTGCGAACCGTGAAGGACAGCGGGCTCGCCTACGCCGCGATCATTCGCGATCGGGCATTGGCCGGCCCCGGAACCGTGCGCTGA
- a CDS encoding LacI family DNA-binding transcriptional regulator produces MRSAAPTLEAVAREADVSRATVSRVVNGSLKVSPEVVTAVNAAIAKLNYVPNRAARSLASRTAGAIALIVPEDVTRFFGDPYFAAIVQGITRRLDESDYLLNLLVASTDPGHKTMRYLRSGIVDGALVVSHHEGDELQHDAGKTVPLVFGGRPSSEFDEHPFVDVDNVEGGRLGTAHLVEIGRRRIGTITGSLDMPAGIDRLTGFRLAMEAAELPADAEESADFTVAGAIAATRRLLDRVPDLDGLFVASDLMATGALAVLRERGRAVPGDVAVVGFDDSPAATSAAIPLTTVHQPSEQMGFEMADLLLRHLAGDTDVPRRNIMPTRLVRRASA; encoded by the coding sequence ATGCGGTCTGCGGCACCGACGCTCGAAGCGGTCGCCCGAGAGGCGGATGTCTCGCGCGCGACCGTGAGCCGGGTCGTCAACGGATCCCTGAAGGTGAGCCCCGAGGTGGTCACTGCCGTGAACGCGGCGATCGCCAAGCTCAACTACGTGCCCAACCGCGCCGCTCGGTCGCTGGCGAGCCGCACGGCGGGGGCGATCGCGCTGATCGTGCCCGAAGACGTGACCCGCTTCTTCGGCGATCCCTACTTCGCCGCGATCGTGCAGGGCATCACGCGGCGTCTCGACGAGAGCGACTATCTGCTGAACCTCCTCGTCGCCTCGACCGACCCGGGCCACAAGACCATGCGATACCTCCGGTCGGGCATCGTCGACGGCGCGCTCGTCGTCTCGCACCACGAGGGCGACGAACTGCAGCACGACGCTGGGAAGACCGTGCCCCTCGTCTTCGGCGGTCGCCCGTCGTCGGAGTTCGATGAGCACCCCTTCGTCGACGTCGACAACGTCGAGGGCGGCAGGCTCGGCACAGCCCATCTCGTCGAGATCGGTCGCCGCCGCATCGGCACGATCACCGGCTCGCTCGACATGCCCGCCGGCATCGACCGGCTCACCGGGTTCCGGCTCGCGATGGAGGCCGCCGAGCTGCCTGCGGACGCGGAGGAGTCCGCCGACTTCACGGTCGCCGGGGCGATCGCGGCGACTCGGCGCCTGCTCGACCGGGTGCCCGATCTCGACGGCCTCTTCGTGGCGAGCGACCTCATGGCGACCGGCGCCCTCGCCGTGCTGCGCGAGCGCGGCCGCGCGGTGCCGGGCGATGTCGCCGTCGTCGGCTTCGACGACAGCCCTGCGGCGACCTCAGCGGCGATCCCGCTGACGACCGTGCATCAGCCGTCGGAGCAGATGGGCTTCGAGATGGCCGACCTGCTGCTGCGCCACCTGGCCGGCGACACCGACGTGCCACGCCGCAACATCATGCCGACCCGGCTCGTGCGGCGCGCCTCGGCGTAG
- a CDS encoding polyprenyl synthetase family protein gives MKPTPATAHALTSARETSEPSLAPLVDEFARRAPAVTAAQWDRVHARCAALDPAVAELIAGARAADGGKHMRPRLVAAAFLGLGGTHDALLSEVAGAQQLLHLGLCMHDDIIDGDRVRHGEPNLIAQYADAGRRAGLSERSAERQALTAGVLAGDLAINAAMLALLGAPAPAAVQQSLAAEASAALELTIAGELLDVRSELLAPDESDPLRVAELKTAAYSVALPLRLGAIASGAATTTRLDCLGQIGIAFGIGYQLADDELGLFGSADATGKSVLSDVRQGKRTEHVRIAYRQADAADRAVLDATLGDPAATEADAAAVRDIVTRTGARAEVSRTIDEHVSRGIRLAEAGLPDGLAAYLTALARSLRGRTS, from the coding sequence ATGAAGCCGACCCCGGCGACCGCGCACGCGCTCACCTCCGCCCGCGAGACGAGCGAGCCGTCACTGGCCCCGCTCGTGGATGAGTTCGCTCGCCGGGCTCCTGCAGTCACCGCGGCCCAGTGGGACCGGGTGCACGCGCGGTGCGCCGCACTCGATCCGGCGGTCGCCGAACTCATCGCCGGCGCACGCGCGGCCGACGGCGGCAAGCACATGCGACCCAGGCTCGTGGCTGCGGCATTCCTCGGTCTGGGCGGCACCCACGATGCACTGCTCAGCGAGGTCGCCGGCGCCCAGCAGCTCCTGCACCTCGGCCTCTGCATGCACGACGACATCATCGACGGCGACCGGGTGCGCCACGGCGAGCCCAACCTCATCGCGCAGTACGCCGACGCCGGCCGGCGCGCGGGCCTCTCCGAACGCTCGGCCGAGCGTCAGGCGCTCACGGCAGGGGTGCTCGCCGGTGATCTCGCGATCAACGCCGCGATGCTCGCGCTGCTCGGAGCCCCGGCACCCGCGGCGGTGCAGCAGAGCCTCGCCGCCGAGGCATCCGCAGCACTCGAACTCACCATCGCGGGCGAGCTGCTCGACGTCAGGTCCGAGTTGCTGGCACCCGATGAGTCCGATCCGCTGCGCGTCGCCGAGCTCAAGACCGCCGCATACAGCGTCGCGCTGCCGCTCCGCCTCGGCGCGATCGCGAGCGGTGCGGCGACGACGACCCGGCTCGACTGCCTCGGGCAGATCGGCATCGCGTTCGGCATCGGCTACCAACTCGCCGACGACGAGCTCGGACTCTTCGGTTCGGCTGATGCGACCGGCAAGTCGGTGCTCTCCGACGTACGTCAGGGCAAGCGCACCGAGCACGTGCGCATCGCCTACCGTCAGGCCGACGCCGCCGACCGGGCGGTGCTCGATGCGACCCTCGGCGACCCCGCCGCGACCGAAGCAGACGCCGCCGCCGTGCGCGACATCGTGACCCGTACCGGCGCACGGGCCGAGGTCTCCCGCACGATCGACGAGCACGTCTCACGCGGCATCCGTCTCGCCGAGGCCGGACTGCCCGATGGACTCGCCGCCTACCTGACTGCTCTCGCCCGATCCCTGCGCGGGCGCACGAGTTGA
- a CDS encoding inositol-3-phosphate synthase produces MTSPETPSTPTTSTTTTSTTNDDDAWQGGRVGIWLIGARGSIGTVVAVGLHAMLAELAPPTGCTTAGEAFADVPLPAFGDLVIGGHDVTTTPLRERAQLMVDSGMLAHRYLAGTEEALARTDAEIRPGYDRAQHTGTQAEAVRRMAADITEFRDRHDLSRVVVIDVSSTEPIPEDHVEYHDTALLAAALDDPARPLLPSSSIAALAAIESGSAYACFTPSAGMSVPALRALAAERGIAFAGQDGKTGETLLRTALAPMFVARGMRVLSWTGSNILGGGDGATLADPEAVRSKLATKTRGLVSLVGDHVVAPLHIDNVPDLGDLKTAWDHIHAEGFLSSRITMQTIWSAYDSMLAAPLVLDIARLLSLAAADGHRGVVPELGFFFKDPWGSDVHDLSQQAAALDDWAHAAGARVRAGAQSQVTPV; encoded by the coding sequence ATGACCAGCCCTGAAACTCCCTCGACGCCGACCACATCGACGACGACGACCTCGACGACGAACGACGACGACGCATGGCAGGGCGGCCGCGTCGGCATCTGGCTGATCGGGGCTCGCGGCTCGATCGGCACGGTCGTCGCCGTCGGCCTGCACGCGATGCTCGCCGAGCTCGCCCCGCCGACCGGTTGCACGACCGCCGGTGAGGCCTTCGCCGACGTTCCGCTGCCCGCCTTCGGCGACCTCGTCATCGGCGGACACGACGTCACCACGACCCCGCTGCGCGAGCGCGCGCAGTTGATGGTCGACTCCGGAATGCTCGCCCACCGCTACCTCGCCGGCACCGAGGAGGCGCTGGCACGGACCGACGCCGAGATCCGCCCCGGGTACGACCGCGCGCAGCACACGGGCACGCAGGCCGAGGCCGTGCGGCGCATGGCCGCCGACATCACGGAGTTCCGTGACCGGCACGACCTCAGCCGCGTCGTGGTCATCGACGTCTCCTCGACCGAGCCGATTCCCGAAGACCATGTCGAGTACCACGACACCGCCCTGCTCGCCGCCGCCCTCGACGACCCTGCGCGGCCGCTGCTTCCCTCCAGTTCGATCGCCGCTCTCGCCGCGATCGAGTCGGGCAGCGCCTACGCCTGCTTCACCCCATCGGCCGGAATGAGCGTGCCGGCGCTTCGCGCCCTGGCCGCCGAGCGCGGCATCGCCTTCGCCGGGCAGGACGGCAAGACCGGCGAGACGCTCCTGCGCACTGCACTGGCCCCGATGTTCGTCGCGCGCGGCATGCGCGTGCTCTCGTGGACAGGCTCCAACATCCTCGGCGGCGGCGACGGCGCGACCCTCGCCGACCCCGAGGCCGTGCGCAGCAAGCTCGCGACGAAGACCCGCGGTCTCGTGAGCCTCGTCGGCGACCACGTCGTGGCCCCACTGCACATCGACAACGTGCCCGACCTCGGCGATCTGAAGACGGCATGGGATCACATCCACGCCGAGGGCTTCCTCTCGTCGCGCATCACGATGCAGACGATCTGGTCGGCCTATGACTCGATGCTCGCCGCACCGCTCGTGCTCGACATCGCCCGGCTCCTGTCGCTCGCAGCTGCCGACGGCCACCGCGGGGTCGTGCCCGAGCTCGGCTTCTTCTTCAAGGACCCGTGGGGCAGCGACGTGCACGACCTGTCGCAACAGGCCGCCGCGCTCGACGACTGGGCGCACGCCGCCGGCGCACGCGTGCGCGCCGGGGCGCAGAGCCAGGTGACGCCGGTATGA
- a CDS encoding SCO3242 family prenyltransferase, whose protein sequence is MTSPADILDLVRAPAALTVIGDTLAGGHAGGARFTGRSWLLPAASVLLYSGGMALNDYADRDLDAEERPERPIPSGRVSARGALAVVSGCFAAGVALAAAGGGRRGLGVAVPLVGAIVLYNTVAKSTPFGPLSMAACRGLDVMLGAGGASRAVPAAATLALHTAGVTLQSRGEVHGGSVGVAGASLAVTARARSAAQPPATAAPSMHARRSDRRRGGSARRSPPSRRAPPTSPRPCRRSCARSTTRRRATCAPRRARGIGGMIPLQAALVARTGALGSAALLAGADLARRALGSRRKRGDVT, encoded by the coding sequence ATGACCTCGCCCGCCGACATCCTCGATCTCGTGCGCGCGCCGGCCGCGCTGACGGTGATCGGCGACACGTTGGCGGGCGGACACGCCGGTGGCGCACGCTTCACCGGCCGCAGCTGGCTGCTGCCCGCGGCATCCGTGCTGCTCTACAGCGGCGGCATGGCGCTGAACGACTACGCCGATCGAGACCTCGACGCCGAGGAGCGGCCCGAGCGGCCGATTCCGTCGGGCCGGGTCTCGGCGCGAGGCGCGCTCGCGGTCGTGAGCGGATGCTTCGCGGCAGGTGTCGCGCTCGCGGCCGCGGGCGGCGGGCGACGGGGGCTCGGCGTCGCGGTTCCGCTCGTCGGGGCGATCGTGCTCTACAACACGGTGGCGAAGTCGACGCCGTTCGGGCCGCTGTCGATGGCCGCGTGCCGCGGACTCGACGTGATGCTGGGTGCCGGCGGGGCGAGCAGGGCGGTTCCCGCCGCCGCGACGCTCGCGCTGCACACGGCCGGCGTCACGCTGCAGTCGCGCGGCGAGGTGCACGGCGGATCGGTCGGCGTCGCGGGCGCGAGCCTCGCCGTCACCGCGCGAGCGCGCAGCGCTGCGCAGCCACCGGCGACCGCGGCGCCATCGATGCACGCCCGGCGGAGCGATCGACGGCGTGGCGGGTCGGCTCGACGCTCGCCACCATCGCGGCGAGCGCCGCCTACGTCGCCGCGACCGTGCCGACGCAGTTGCGCACGCTCGACGACCCGTCGGCGGGCAACGTGCGCACCGCGACGCGCGCGGGGCATCGGCGGGATGATCCCGCTCCAGGCCGCCCTCGTCGCCCGCACCGGAGCGCTCGGCTCGGCCGCGCTCCTCGCGGGCGCCGACCTCGCGCGACGGGCGCTCGGCTCGCGCCGCAAGCGGGGCGACGTCACATGA
- a CDS encoding sugar phosphate isomerase/epimerase family protein, translating to MTGFSIGYGTNGFADHTLDDTLTVLEANGYGALALTLGHPHLDPFARDAFERAAHLRERLDELGWPVVVETGSRYLLDPFVKHRPTLVDREAEPRLRFLGRAVELAAVLRADCVSLWSGVVPGDVAPDDAWSMLTGRMREVVALADGAGVRLGFEPEPGMLVETVADALRLRDELGRPEAFGITVDLGHCVAVEPEGVVGALRAAGALLVNVQVDDMMPGVHEHLELGEGRLDLTAALSTLNEIGYRGVAAIELPRHSHDAPGAAARGIRAIRDALEER from the coding sequence ATGACCGGCTTCAGCATCGGCTACGGCACCAATGGATTCGCCGACCACACCCTCGACGACACCCTCACCGTGCTCGAGGCCAACGGGTACGGCGCGCTGGCGTTGACACTCGGCCATCCGCATCTCGACCCATTCGCCCGCGATGCGTTCGAACGCGCCGCACACCTTCGCGAGCGCCTCGACGAACTCGGCTGGCCGGTCGTCGTCGAGACCGGCAGCCGCTACCTGCTCGACCCCTTCGTGAAGCATCGTCCGACGCTCGTCGATCGCGAAGCCGAGCCGCGGCTGCGATTCCTCGGCCGGGCCGTCGAGCTCGCGGCGGTGCTCCGCGCCGACTGCGTCTCGCTCTGGTCGGGGGTCGTGCCCGGCGACGTCGCGCCCGACGATGCCTGGTCGATGCTGACGGGGCGCATGCGCGAGGTGGTCGCCCTCGCCGACGGGGCAGGCGTGCGCCTCGGCTTCGAGCCCGAGCCCGGGATGCTCGTCGAGACGGTCGCCGACGCACTGCGGCTGCGCGACGAGCTCGGCCGGCCCGAGGCATTCGGGATCACCGTCGACCTCGGCCACTGCGTCGCGGTCGAGCCCGAAGGGGTCGTCGGCGCGCTCCGGGCCGCGGGCGCGCTGCTCGTGAACGTGCAGGTCGACGACATGATGCCCGGGGTGCACGAGCATCTCGAACTCGGCGAGGGGCGGCTCGACCTCACCGCGGCCCTCTCCACCCTGAACGAGATCGGATACCGGGGCGTGGCGGCCATCGAGCTGCCGCGCCACTCGCACGATGCGCCGGGCGCCGCAGCCCGAGGCATCCGTGCCATTCGCGACGCACTGGAGGAACGATGA
- a CDS encoding EboA domain-containing protein yields the protein MTHPWTISAVGTVAAEPQRISVLFPAAGRSVGRDPIEPEHDPLGLVHGTDDDLARAALVRALIDAVDAETAAGTVTELYRHGDDAERRGVLCGLNAAVLNAAALNTEPVPALAAPIVAAGRDLVADALRTNDPRLVAAALGDFAARELDQHGWRHGVLKALFMGIPLEAVSGIDDRADAELARMAAALIAERRAAGRDISADMTRLATIHTTPGG from the coding sequence ATGACCCACCCATGGACGATCAGCGCGGTCGGCACCGTGGCCGCCGAGCCGCAGCGCATCTCGGTGCTGTTCCCCGCTGCAGGGCGCTCGGTCGGGCGCGATCCGATCGAGCCCGAGCACGATCCGCTCGGCCTCGTGCACGGCACCGACGATGACCTGGCCCGCGCGGCACTCGTGCGGGCGCTCATCGACGCCGTCGACGCCGAGACCGCGGCCGGCACCGTCACCGAGCTCTACCGCCACGGCGACGACGCCGAGCGGCGCGGCGTGCTGTGCGGGCTGAATGCCGCGGTGCTGAATGCCGCAGCACTGAACACCGAGCCCGTGCCCGCGCTCGCAGCGCCGATCGTCGCAGCCGGCCGCGACCTCGTCGCCGATGCCCTCCGCACGAACGACCCGCGCCTCGTCGCCGCGGCGCTCGGCGACTTCGCGGCCCGGGAGCTCGACCAGCACGGCTGGCGTCACGGCGTGCTGAAGGCGCTCTTCATGGGAATCCCGCTCGAGGCCGTCTCGGGCATCGACGATCGAGCCGACGCCGAGCTCGCGCGCATGGCCGCTGCGCTCATCGCCGAGCGGCGCGCAGCCGGCCGCGACATCAGCGCCGACATGACCCGTCTCGCCACGATCCACACCACGCCGGGAGGCTGA
- a CDS encoding TatD family hydrolase: MRIFDPHIHMSARTTNDYAAMYQAGVRAVVEPAFWLGQPRTNVGSFTDYFDGLIGWERFRAAQYGIRHHCTIGLNPKEANDPRCREVLGVLPRYLAKDGVVAVGELGYDSMTPEEDEVFVAQLALAREFELPAMVHTPHRDKAAGTLRTLDVIRDAGIAPELVVVDHLNETTVAAVADSGCWMGFSIYPDTKMDEARMVAILREHGTERMLVNSAADWGNSDPLKTRKTGQAMLDAGFTDDEVDVVLWQNPVAFYGQSGRLHLDPVPGFDDATTDVSGATFEGNSVLRGAKA, from the coding sequence ATGCGAATCTTCGACCCGCACATCCACATGAGCGCCCGCACCACGAACGACTACGCGGCGATGTACCAGGCGGGCGTGCGCGCCGTCGTCGAACCGGCCTTCTGGCTCGGGCAGCCCCGCACGAACGTCGGCAGCTTCACCGACTACTTCGACGGGTTGATCGGCTGGGAACGGTTCCGCGCGGCGCAGTACGGCATTCGTCATCACTGCACGATCGGCCTGAATCCGAAGGAGGCGAACGACCCGCGCTGCCGCGAGGTGCTGGGCGTGCTGCCGCGCTACCTCGCAAAAGACGGCGTCGTCGCGGTCGGCGAGCTCGGCTACGACTCGATGACTCCCGAAGAGGACGAGGTCTTCGTGGCCCAGCTCGCGCTCGCCCGCGAGTTCGAGCTGCCCGCGATGGTGCACACGCCGCACCGCGACAAGGCGGCGGGCACCCTGCGCACGCTCGACGTGATCCGCGACGCCGGCATCGCCCCTGAGCTGGTCGTCGTCGACCACCTCAACGAGACGACGGTGGCGGCGGTCGCCGACAGCGGCTGCTGGATGGGCTTCTCGATCTACCCCGACACGAAGATGGACGAGGCGCGCATGGTCGCGATCCTGCGCGAGCACGGCACCGAGCGGATGCTGGTGAACTCGGCCGCCGACTGGGGCAACTCCGACCCGCTCAAGACCCGCAAGACCGGGCAGGCCATGCTCGATGCCGGCTTCACCGACGACGAGGTCGACGTGGTGCTCTGGCAGAACCCGGTCGCCTTCTACGGGCAGAGCGGGCGGCTGCACCTCGACCCGGTGCCCGGCTTCGATGATGCGACGACGGATGTCTCGGGCGCGACCTTCGAGGGCAACTCCGTGCTGCGCGGGGCGAAGGCCTGA
- the eboE gene encoding metabolite traffic protein EboE yields MELSYCTNVHPAEDLDGVLEQLDAFAGPVRVQAGLDRLGVGLWLPAELARRLASSAADRARVRERLGANGLVLLTVNAFPYSGFHADVVKLDVYRPDWTDPRRTAYTLDCARVLAELLPAGASGSISTLPLGWRDPWTPDDDARATEALVHVSRELRALREETGRTVRLAIEPEPGCTLDTVDDVVRWLEPRLAEGIDPEFVGICLDTCHLAVSFADPAAAVRQIAGAGLRVVKVQASAALHVERPGDPAGRDAVAAFVEQRYLHQTRELTADGSVLAADDLSEALTDLPADGPWRVHFHVPLHLAPSAPISATTEVLRAAVEAVHGIPHGAEAHLDIETYTWSVLPGAPRDLVAGIAAELRWAADELLADPPRSAPARSFSEVRS; encoded by the coding sequence ATGGAACTGTCGTACTGCACCAACGTGCACCCGGCCGAAGACCTCGACGGCGTGCTCGAACAGCTCGACGCCTTCGCCGGGCCGGTGCGCGTGCAGGCCGGTCTCGACCGGCTCGGCGTCGGGCTGTGGCTGCCGGCCGAACTCGCCCGCCGGCTCGCATCGAGCGCAGCCGATCGGGCGCGGGTGCGCGAGCGGCTGGGCGCCAACGGGCTCGTGCTGCTCACCGTCAACGCCTTCCCCTACAGCGGGTTCCACGCCGACGTCGTGAAGCTCGACGTGTACCGACCCGACTGGACCGACCCGCGCCGCACGGCCTACACGCTCGACTGCGCGCGTGTGCTCGCCGAACTGCTGCCCGCCGGGGCATCCGGAAGCATCTCGACGCTGCCGCTCGGCTGGCGCGATCCGTGGACGCCCGACGACGACGCTCGCGCGACCGAAGCGCTCGTGCACGTCTCCCGCGAGCTCAGAGCGCTGCGCGAGGAGACCGGTCGCACCGTACGCCTCGCGATCGAACCCGAGCCCGGCTGCACGCTCGACACCGTCGACGACGTCGTGCGCTGGCTCGAACCGCGCCTGGCCGAGGGCATCGACCCCGAGTTCGTCGGCATCTGCCTCGACACCTGCCACCTGGCCGTCTCGTTCGCCGACCCTGCCGCCGCCGTGCGGCAGATCGCCGGCGCGGGCCTGCGCGTCGTGAAGGTGCAGGCCTCGGCCGCGCTGCATGTCGAGCGCCCCGGCGACCCTGCCGGCCGCGACGCCGTCGCCGCCTTCGTCGAGCAGCGCTACCTGCACCAGACCCGTGAGCTCACCGCCGACGGTTCGGTGCTCGCCGCCGACGACCTGTCTGAAGCACTCACCGATCTGCCGGCCGACGGGCCCTGGCGGGTGCACTTCCACGTGCCGCTGCATCTCGCGCCGAGCGCACCGATCTCCGCGACGACCGAGGTGCTGCGCGCCGCCGTCGAGGCCGTGCATGGCATCCCGCACGGCGCCGAGGCGCACCTCGACATCGAGACCTACACCTGGAGCGTGCTGCCGGGCGCCCCCCGCGACCTCGTCGCCGGCATCGCCGCCGAACTGCGCTGGGCGGCCGACGAGCTGCTCGCCGACCCGCCCCGTTCCGCTCCCGCTCGCTCGTTCTCGGAGGTTCGCTCGTGA